In Oncorhynchus kisutch isolate 150728-3 linkage group LG7, Okis_V2, whole genome shotgun sequence, one DNA window encodes the following:
- the LOC109894257 gene encoding uncharacterized protein LOC109894257, with the protein MVRGTLNTMEDLRLSGFGHHLPRHGLKLLFWFAKNYIDFDIMGEMVARYNPNEGGFDFHPFQNRPEWDYSNVTTTIAVITCNFLLPDNVHPYYIVGNLNLEESNCLPQYVRKDFTGDQDDSNMDRLIISLRPDGTVDKVYVTQHDDDGLSFDPDNTYRVTRGLLRDIRGLKLRKFLKQAGYSNRQPILHMNDYEDILSYFEDLLRL; encoded by the coding sequence ATGGTTCGAGGTACGTTGAACACTATGGAAGATCTAAGACTCTCTGGGTTTGGTCATCACTTGCCCAGGCATGGACTCAAGCTCCTGTTCTGGTTCGCCAAGAATTACATCGACTTTGATATCATGGGTGAAATGGTTGCAAGATACAACCCCAACGAGGGGGGCTTTGACTTCCATCCCTTCCAGAACAGACCGGAGTGGGACTACAGCAATGTGACCACAACTATAGCTGTAATTACCTGCAATTTTCTGCTCCCCGATAATGTCCACCCATACTATATAGTGGGCAACCTGAATCTGGAAGAATCCAATTGCCTTCCTCAGTATGTGAGAAAAGACTTCACTGGTGACCAAGACGACAGCAACATGGACCGCCTCATCATCAGTCTGCGTCCCGACGGGACTGTGGATAAGGTTTATGTGACCCAGCATGACGATGACGGTCTGAGTTTTGACCCTGACAACACCTACCGCGTCACCAGGGGTCTGCTCAGGGACATCCGTGGCCTAAAGCTGCGTAAGTTCCTGAAACAGGCAGGCTATAGCAACCGCCAGCCAATCCTACACATGAATGATTATGAGGACATTCTGAGTTATTTTGAAGACTTATTGAGACTGTAG